CCAGAGGTTTCAGGCTTCGCCTTGATCTCGGAGATTTTCTCGAGAACGGTGATGAAAAAGCCACCGGTATCCTGAAGGTGAGGATAAATGCGCATGCAGCGTTCGAGCGGAAGCTCTGCGGTCTCTCCGGAAGGAGGGAACATACCCTCCGCCAGTCTCGCCAGGCCGTTGCTGGTCTCCTCTTGCTGTCTCTGCTCAAGGACGTCCTTCCAGCTGGACCAGATACGGCCCTCACGATCCATGACCTTCCAGGACTTGAGACCAGGGCGGCGCTTGAGACCGGCAAGCTCCTCGCTGCAGTCAATGATCTTGACATTCGCAGCACCACCGCATCGCTCAATGGCGCTGGCAATGACTGCTTCGTTCTCAACAGGGTTCATACTGCAGGTGGAGTACACGACGCGTCCGCCAACCTTCAGCATTTGCAGAGCACGAACGAGAATGCGCGCCTGGGTAGTGTAAAGACCTAGGGCGCTAGAAGGGCTCCAGTCTTTCCAAACACCATAATTCTTCCGGGCGGTGCCGTCTCCCGAGCAGGGAACATCAGCCAAGATACGGTCAAACTTCAGGTATCGGTTGATAGGGCGCTTGCCCTCAGGAGCGGGCAGAGGAGGAAGCTTGATGGACGGGTACATTGTGGCATCGTGGTTCGTCACAATCAAATTAGGCGAGCTGAGACGCTTCATCTGGTGAATCAGAAGATGGGCACGCTTGTAGTCACTGTCGTTGGCGATCAGTAGTCCCGTGGTACGGCCGTCATCATTCAGGCCCTCAGGGCCCAGGGGCTCAGGTCCGGCATTGCCCTCCTTCACCTGCTTAGCAACATCCAGGATAGTTTCCTCTTCACCGGCATGCAGAGCCTCCATTAACTGTGCTGATTTACTGCCCGGGGCAGCGCACATATCCAAGACAGTCATGCCCGGACGAATATCAatgagaaggggaggaaTCATGCTGACAAGCTCTTGCCGACTGATGTTTCCGACTTCGGTCTCCGCAACGAGGAACTTTTGGAACGATGCGAAGGGCGCATGACGGCGAATGACTTGCTTGGGAGTGGTCATCGACCAGGCGAGCTGGTCTGGATACCACGACACAGGCCGTGGCGGCTCGACGGGCTGGCCTTCATACTCAATCGAAGTGATTTGGGGAACGTAGAAGTCTTTGAGTCGTTGCTGAACTGCGAGCGCATGGCTTCAGAAGCGAAGGTCAGCGAAAATCCAACGTAGACAATTTGAACAGTCTTGATGTCATGGAGCATTGTCGCGACACATACCCCCGAGAACCGGTGAAACGGAAGCTGTTCGGCAGATCTCTCTTAATTGCATTCCAGAattcttccttttcttcctcgggaaTGAACTCAGGCTCGTTGTAGTATTTCTCGAGCTTTTCGTTAGTACGGCTGATGTCTTGCCAATTGGTGGAGCGCTCTGAGCggccaccgccgccgcctctACCACCGCGGTTTCCCTGCAATGAACATCGATTAATTTGACTGACTTGAAGTTTCGTTGTAATTGAAGCTGTTTCTTACCTTTCTGCCGCCGCGTTTACCCATTTTGTATATGAAAGCGTTCGCGGTTGGCGTTAGGACTGCggcatcaaaaaaaaagagggaagatgCACCAGATTATCTAATCTCTCCTGTGGGGCAGACTCGTGCCAACACCCAATCACCATTCGCAGGTGCTCCGACTTGTGGCAGTGGACGATGATGGCTTAATGGCAATCCGCAATACCAAAAAATGCTTCCAGCTTGCGCccttttgtctttccaaATAGCCATCAGATTGTCACATTCTTGAGTGAGATTCAATCACTCCAAATACTGGGCAGCATGTGTACAGGAAACAATCCAGGAGTCACCAGTagacaaaggaaaaagaggctCGATTGGTCTGCCACAACCCAGGCGACAGACTATGTATAGTCTACTATGGCAAACCATTAATTGCTATTTCACACACAAGTCCAGGGTCTAAACGTCAACCCAAAACAATGATTGATAATACATTCAAACAAACACCCACAACCCCGGGTCCGAGGACTCCAGGACAGTCTTCTTTTAATCGCATCTACGATCAACGGAGGGCAACTTAAGACAGGTTGCGAGACATGTCGTTGCGAATGCGCTGGTAGTCGAGAATACCCTCAATGCTTCCGACAGCGCTCATGGCAAGGTCCTGATCCCACAGCTTGCGGGTGGCGAAGTCCATGACATCCTTCGCGGTGATGGAGCCGATGACACGCTCAATGTCCTCGGGGGTGAGACGGCGACCAGTGGTCACAATCTGACGGCCAATATCCTCAGCGACAGCGGTGGTGCCATCAAGGGACAGGAGGATGGAAGCCTTGAGCTGCGCCTTGGCACGGTCGACCTCAGCGCTGGAGACGCTGCGGCACAGGCGAGACCACTCACGGAGAGTGAAGTGGATCAAGTCGTCAAGGTTGGTCAGGTTCTCGGAGACAAGGTAGATACCCCACAGACTGTAAATTCAAGAAGTGTTAGACAAGGCTATCATAAATGGCAGGGTGGAGGAAAGTAGCAGGGACTTCGCTCAAGATGCATGGGAGATGGGGCCAATGGTTCGTAAACTCACCCAGTGTCGCTGTAGCTGGTAGAGAAACTCATGAAGCTGTTGGCCAAGTGGTGGTGGCTGACGTGGTAGCTGAGCTTGCTACCAAGGAAAGGAGACTGGCCCATGGCACGGTCCCAGTTGCCGACGATAGCCTGAGCAACGAGAGCGGTGAAATAGTCGTCATCCTTCCAGCTGACACCCTCAACGGCAAGAGCGATGTGGGCAGAGGGAATGGTGTCGTCGCGAAGACGAACCTCGGAACCGATGAACTCGGGGGTACGCTTCTGCTCAGCAGCAATGGCGAGGGCAGCAGAGGTGGGAGGCTGGCTGGGAAGGCCACCGAAGTGCTCCTCAGCAAGACGAACGAGCTGCTCGTGGGGAATaccaccagcaccaacgAGGACCATGCGGTCAGCAGTGTAGTTGGTCTTGATGTAGTCCGTCAAGTTCTCGCGGGTGATGGTCTGGATGTTCTCCTTGGGGCCAAGGATGGTGCGACCGAGGGGCTGGCCCTGGTAGGCGGTAGCGTGGAGGTGGTCAAAAACGACCTCCTCAAGCTGCTTGTcaacctcctcctgctcACGCAGGATCACGTCACGCTCACGCTCAATGGCGGCGGGCTCAAGCTTGGAGTTCTGGAGGATATCGGAGAGAATGTCGACGGCCTTGGGGACATCGTTATTGAAAGCCTTGGCGTAGTAGACAGTGTTTTCGCGCTGCGGGTATTCCAATTAGTGTCTTGTGCGCTTGAACGATGACAACGCTGGGGATTCCGGTCGTACCGATGTGTAGGCGTTGAGGTGAGCACCCATGTTCTCAATCTCCAACTCCAATTGGTGCTGCGAGCGCTTGTTGGTACCCTGTTCAAAGCTTCTGTTAGTGACATCCCGCTTTTCATGGTCAAATACGAGGATGACATCTAACCTTGAAGGCCAAGTGCTCAAGGAAGTGTGCGGTGCCGTTGGTCTTGTCAGTCTCTGACCGGGAGCCAGCATCGATCCACACGCCGACGGTGGATGTCTGGGCCCATGGCGAGTAGTCGGTCGCGATCTAATAGTATGTGTTAGCGAAGACGCAGCGCCAACCATCCAGGTATGATTCGACGGCGATGCGGAACGTACGGTGAATCCGTTAGAGAGGGTGGTAGACTGGGTGGTGGATGGCAGCGCAACCGGCGAAGCGAAGCCACGCTTCACGGGCTGGATGGACTTGAGAGCCGCACGGCTCCGGAGAGCCTGGTTGAGGTTGAGAGCCAAGCGGCGGGAGGCCATTGCGGACAaatggaatggatgagaggggaagggaggttgagaagaaagagctgGTGTCGTCGGGGCCCTGAGGTTGAAGTTCGGAAGTCAAATTGTTCGCCCAGCTCATCAGCCAATCACATGACCCGCTTTTCCAAACCGCCTTTCCCATCCCGATTACTTCCTTGCTCGCTGTCTGGTCAAGGACTTCCCAGATACCCGACCATAGGGTGAGTACTTTATCGTGAACACGACTGCAATTGGAGGAAGGTGCACAGAAATAATTATGTGGAACTTCATCTTTCACATttttactcttttttttgaatggagaagaaaaCGGGTTGGTGTATTGATTTCATCGAGTCTTCTACTGGGTCAAAGCGTCTCGTAGAACGAACCTCAAATCTCATTGACTTGAAGGTCCTCCCTTCCTCCCCATTTCTAAACGATTCCAGCTCCTCATATGAATGCACTTGCAAATCGCTTGATATTTTCCACCATGGACACATCCGCATGGAATCCCATCTTGAATGCACGATCAGTGGAGAATAGAGGCGTCCAAGACTGCACAATCTTATCTGTGGCAGCGTCATACTTTTCCTCCACAAGTGCCCGGCGTTCCTTACCTCCGATCTCCTCGAGCGCCTGCAACATCTCATGCACGCTGACTTTCAAGCCAGGCAAATTCACGGAACGGGATTCCCCAAAGGTCTCTTGAGGGACTGTGCGAGCATGGATCAAGTTCTTGATAATCGTACCAGGCGAACAGATCCAAAGCTCTGTATCTTTGCCCACAGGCAAAATTGCCTTCCTGCCATGAAACGGCTCTCGAATGATGTCGCTTGCGAAGCTGCTGGCAGCCTGCGTGGGAGATCCCGCACGAACAGTGACTGTGGGAAGTCGCACGCTGCGACCATCGATGAATCCGCGACGAGAGTAGTCCGTCACTAGGGCCTCGATGATGAGTTTCTGTGTTCCGTATGATGACGACGGCACTGGAGGGAAGTTCGTTTCGTCGATGACGAATCCCAAAGGCGCTGGGCCATAAACAGCCAACGACGATGTGAAGACAACCTTCACGCCCGGCATCGTGACTCGTAGTCGATCTAAGATGTACCGGGTCGCATCGAGATTGACCCGCATGCCCAATTCGAAGTTTGCTTCAGAGCCACTTGACATAATTCCGTGGAGGATATACACTGTCTCGTAGGGATGCGATTCATCGATCAATTCATCCACCTCCTTCGTGGACGTCAAATCAGCCTTGACACATCGTAGGCGACTGGCATGTTCAGCTGCCGACTCCGGTATGGTTGGCTCGATCACGTCGGTGATGGTGACAATGGTCGAAGCAGGTGTTGTTGCAAGGAGGCCAGCGGCGAGCTCCTGGCCAACATAACCGCCCGCGCCGGTGATTAGAATTGCCATGACCGAGTTGAAGTGAAATCAGGTCTAAGAAGGGACGAGGTTGTGGTGCTTGGGTATGCTTGTCTTGGTGGTGGCGTAAATCAAGTTCAGTCACGAGCGAGATCACGAAGCGTACGTGATCGGTAGCATTCTTAGCAACGAGTCAGGATGCTGATAAGGGTAGTTTTATAGTCACCCCGTCTCAGCATCCATGACTCCGTTGATGGGGCCGTCTACTATGAACTGAACTCCTCCCCCACGCTCCGCCACCAAACGGGCTCCGAGtagagaagctggagccACCAATAAGACCCTCCGCGCCCTTATTGACAGCAACCTAACGACGGGGTTGCCCCCACGGTACATGAGAAATTCCTGGCACGGCCGAGTGTCAGTACTAAGGTTGCATTTTTGCGGTTCGGTCAAAAATCCGAGAGTCGATGCGGCCCCAGTGTGGGCGACATAGCGGAGGAAGTCCGAGGTCGAACATGATCCTCTCCAGTCGATGGTAATGCTCACATTGGTGCATCACCAACGAAGACATGCGATCAAAAGTTGTTTGGTGGTATGTGGGCCTTGAATCTCCATTGCCGGGCTTTCTCCGATGGCTCCCCTCCATTAGACGGTGACTACAGAAGATTCATTGCTGTGGGATACTTCATTCAGCTAGTGTTCGGAGGGCATTATGTATGTCTAGGACTGCAAGTGAATACTGTATTGAACCTATTCCCTAGCACAGCTGGGTACACCCAGCTCACTTCAATGGAATTGGATGCCCGCGCACCTGAATTCCAACCGACAGGGACATTTGGGTTGATTACATGTTGATGGATACTAGGCAAGGTTGGTGTTGTTCGAAATCCAACCAAGGCTAAGGTTACGGTACCCGATTTCCAAACCCTGACGGGCGCAAAGAGAGGGATACCCACGGGCATCAAGGCTGACTTCACATTACCGAATGTCGGCCGGAAGgttcaaagaagaaagaaaatcatttCAGTGCGTGCATTTCCCAGAAATTGAGACCTATTTTGTGACGCAAGCAATCGTACATGGCAGAGACGGAATCAAGTCacagtgaagaagagaagcaTTGGATACATCGCGGAACACatgacgagaaaaaaaatagaaaagtGAAATGAAACCATAACggcgaaaaagaacaaagacATGACCGAGCAAACCGATTAGGCACCCCTTTTATGTGGAACGAGTGTAGATACCACCAACAATGCAGTGATCACGCTCGAAGGGCTCCAGAGTAAGCTGCTCCTTgggcttgatcttctcctcaCGCATCTTCTGGACTTCGCGGGTGAACACAACCTCGGCGGCGGCTGTGGAGTCGATACAGCTGGccttgatggagatgaggacACCACCACCCTCCTTGAGGAACATGTGGGCGTTGAGACCGACGATACGGGCCTGGTCAGGCTGGGCAACGTCGGCGAAGATCACGTCAACCATGGGGACAAGCATGCGGTAGCGGAGAGGGTGACGGGCATCCTCAACAATGGGGATAACGTTGGTGCGGTGAGTGGCCATGCCGATCAGATCACGGCCGGAACGGTGGGAGAACTCGACAGCGTAAACGTTGCCGGTAGGTCCGACGATATCAGCGACGTGGGAGACGGAAGTACCACTGGCACCACCGATGTAGAGAACCTTGGAACCGGGCTTCATGTAGATGTTGTCCAAACCACCAAGGATACCAGCGGCCAACTTGGAACGGAAGGGGTTCCACACACGGTACTCAGTCTTGGTGACaacaccatcatcaccggcggGGGACTCGACAGAGACACGCTTCTCACCGTAGACAGCCTCACCAGGAGTCAGGTTCTTGGTGACCAGCAGATCCTCCTTACCACCGCGGGCAACAAAGACACCAGCGTGACGGTGGTTCTCCTGTaagaagtggaaaaaaaatcagcGGTCAGCGATTGAACTTGAGCGTTACAGATGATCGTGAACTCCAGTGCTTCAAACTCACAATGATGACCTTAGCACCACCCTTGGcgccagcagcaccaccgcGACCGCCGCGAGCACCGCCAcggccaccacggccaccgcgTCCACCACGACCAGGAGGGCCACCGCGagcaccaccacggccaccaccacggccgccGAAGCCACCGCCGCGACCACCACCGAAACCGCCTTTAGGTAAGTGAAAACCCGATTAGCAGACTGTATATGAATTGATTGGCGAGTAGACAAATCGGGGCAAGGTGGACGATTGATTGGAGCGTGAGAAAAAGAGTGCATCACAATCACCGATGTGTGAAAGATTTGTCTATCGCTTGAGAATGAGCTGAAACACTAACCACGACCACCAGCGCCGCCACGAGGAGcgccaccacgaccaccacggGGAggaccaccacggccacgagGAGCGAAAGCCATTATGTTGTTTTTGGGGGAGGCTTCGCGTAGGAAGAGAAGTCGAAGAAGGTTGAAGTCGAGCTAACGAGTGCTCAGACCAGGTATGagaggatgaaaaaaaagatcggCCTCGTGTGCGTGAGTCGATCAAAAATTGGATGCGATAGACACAATAATGGAAATTACTGAGTCAAGCAGTTggttgaaagaaaaaggaccgTCAAGGTGCAATTGCGTGCGGGTCGAAGCCGGTGCTGCTCGTTGATCGGTCGAGATTTTTTTGCGCCTGCTGGATCTTTCAGAAAATCAGAACTGCGCTAGCCTCTTTCGCGTTAGCATGAAGGCGACCGCCCAGACCACGTGATATGGCTGCTTGCAAACTTCTAAAGCGAGCTCACGTGATTTAAAGGAACCCTGGGATGGTGATCTTCAACTGCTGCAGCTGCTATACGTCCTAACGCTAGGTGCCTGTAGTAGAGCTTTTGGGTATATTACACATTGCAATCCATTATGAACAAAACCCAAGCCATTGTAGTCCTACGTTGGCGGGTGGAGAATACATGTACTATCGCATGAAAGACATTCGATCGTTCGCCTACCAGAACTTCCGTGTCCGCCAACGCACTCAATGGGCTAGGAATCATTCAGCAGTTGACTAACGGGCGTAGAAGTAGTAGTTGGCCGAGTACTGGATCTCAAAGGCAGCTGGGAGACCTTTGCAAGTGCTAGGAGCACCGCCAGACGCTGTATCAACTCGGTAGACGCTTGCGTAATCGCCCACGGTAGTATTGATCGTTGACAAGTACAACCAAGCTACAGCCCCGTGTTCTCCCTTGACAGCATCCGGTGGAGCATCTATTGAGCCCTCCTTCTTTGTGCGGACTATTCCGAATTGCTTCGTCGGTGTGGTGTCGAGGTTAAAGGTGGGCACTGTGCCGGCGAAGAAGTGATGCCCCATCAGCTCTAAGTTTGCTGGCGGAAAGGCTGCAAGGTTGCTGGCTGGCAGAGAGATTCTGTAGGCAATGTCGGGTAGGAGGTGCAGAAGATCCGGGAAATCTGCAGCCAGGCAAGTTGCATTGTAAAGATTGGCGACAGCGCCGACCAAAGCGGGCTTTGAATGAGACGTGGAGTCGGCACAAGTGTAGTTCTAGGGAGTCGATTAGTGCATCGAAATCAGATGTGAGATGATCACAAGCAAGACATACCTGTGTTCCTCTTCCAAGTGCCACATACACTGGCGTCGTCCCGTCTTGGCTGGGCTGCCACTCAGATGCATACGAGGGAAGAGTGATCTTGGATGTATCACAAATGGCTGATGGGGATGTACTCTGTTGGACACGATTGATGTACATGCTGACTTTAGAGTAGAAGTCTGCAAGCTCGTTGGAGAACTCGTAGACGCCATCAAAATAGTT
This genomic window from Penicillium oxalicum strain HP7-1 chromosome III, whole genome shotgun sequence contains:
- a CDS encoding Multisite-specific tRNA:(cytosine-C(5))-methyltransferase, which encodes MGKRGGRKGNRGGRGGGGGRSERSTNWQDISRTNEKLEKYYNEPEFIPEEEKEEFWNAIKRDLPNSFRFTGSRGHALAVQQRLKDFYVPQITSIEYEGQPVEPPRPVSWYPDQLAWSMTTPKQVIRRHAPFASFQKFLVAETEVGNISRQELVSMIPPLLIDIRPGMTVLDMCAAPGSKSAQLMEALHAGEEETILDVAKQVKEGNAGPEPLGPEGLNDDGRTTGLLIANDSDYKRAHLLIHQMKRLSSPNLIVTNHDATMYPSIKLPPLPAPEGKRPINRYLKFDRILADVPCSGDGTARKNYGVWKDWSPSSALGLYTTQARILVRALQMLKVGGRVVYSTCSMNPVENEAVIASAIERCGGAANVKIIDCSEELAGLKRRPGLKSWKVMDREGRIWSSWKDVLEQRQQEETSNGLARLAEGMFPPSGETAELPLERCMRIYPHLQDTGGFFITVLEKISEIKAKPETSGNVIPLLPKGSVAALAAELDSRNKKDAEPYQKLDSLDELVPADAEVEAELAKNASVAEASNQPPYSVTLDASEPGSPAKREGDDLDDEVPAKRAKLDDGNEVLIGDRPVHRPPPAVVETEHVGTSTETTPAATAPAPLAQGFKKKVAQEEPYKYLDPNHPELVPVYEFFDLSERFPRDRWMVRNAEGQPTRTVYYTSALARDILTMNEGSGMKFVHCGVKMFVKQDAQRENVCRWRIQTDGLRIIEPWLGDVRTVTLTQRETLRRLLIEMFPKVNDNGWKQLDEIGERVKDIPMGCSILRVEPNGKEDGLNERMVLPLWRSLHSINLMLPKEDRRAMLLRIFNDSTPVNNHNIKTQKTPLKEAETVIEVEQETEIDPPVAVEEDLLKKENLALGQDEQEQMDTRETYTKAGDEEDRFNQTV
- a CDS encoding Mitochondrial-processing peptidase subunit beta; this encodes MASRRLALNLNQALRSRAALKSIQPVKRGFASPVALPSTTQSTTLSNGFTIATDYSPWAQTSTVGVWIDAGSRSETDKTNGTAHFLEHLAFKGTNKRSQHQLELEIENMGAHLNAYTSRENTVYYAKAFNNDVPKAVDILSDILQNSKLEPAAIERERDVILREQEEVDKQLEEVVFDHLHATAYQGQPLGRTILGPKENIQTITRENLTDYIKTNYTADRMVLVGAGGIPHEQLVRLAEEHFGGLPSQPPTSAALAIAAEQKRTPEFIGSEVRLRDDTIPSAHIALAVEGVSWKDDDYFTALVAQAIVGNWDRAMGQSPFLGSKLSYHVSHHHLANSFMSFSTSYSDTGLWGIYLVSENLTNLDDLIHFTLREWSRLCRSVSSAEVDRAKAQLKASILLSLDGTTAVAEDIGRQIVTTGRRLTPEDIERVIGSITAKDVMDFATRKLWDQDLAMSAVGSIEGILDYQRIRNDMSRNLS
- a CDS encoding D-erythronate dehydrogenase, whose product is MAILITGAGGYVGQELAAGLLATTPASTIVTITDVIEPTIPESAAEHASRLRCVKADLTSTKEVDELIDESHPYETVYILHGIMSSGSEANFELGMRVNLDATRYILDRLRVTMPGVKVVFTSSLAVYGPAPLGFVIDETNFPPVPSSSYGTQKLIIEALVTDYSRRGFIDGRSVRLPTVTVRAGSPTQAASSFASDIIREPFHGRKAILPVGKDTELWICSPGTIIKNLIHARTVPQETFGESRSVNLPGLKVSVHEMLQALEEIGGKERRALVEEKYDAATDKIVQSWTPLFSTDRAFKMGFHADVSMVENIKRFASAFI
- a CDS encoding rRNA 2'-O-methyltransferase fibrillarin, which encodes MAFAPRGRGGPPRGGRGGAPRGGAGGRGGFGGGRGGGFGGRGGGRGGARGGPPGRGGRGGRGGRGGARGGRGGAAGAKGGAKVIIENHRHAGVFVARGGKEDLLVTKNLTPGEAVYGEKRVSVESPAGDDGVVTKTEYRVWNPFRSKLAAGILGGLDNIYMKPGSKVLYIGGASGTSVSHVADIVGPTGNVYAVEFSHRSGRDLIGMATHRTNVIPIVEDARHPLRYRMLVPMVDVIFADVAQPDQARIVGLNAHMFLKEGGGVLISIKASCIDSTAAAEVVFTREVQKMREEKIKPKEQLTLEPFERDHCIVGGIYTRST